Proteins from one Salaquimonas pukyongi genomic window:
- a CDS encoding VOC family protein, producing the protein MQRLQVQGVHHITLTGADRQTSIDFWEGVLGMPFVFEQPNLDDDEESHLYFDPGDGRLITVFTKEDRTADNRRTPTDPGCVHHLAFNVSRAMLLQVADRLKSRGIGHSGIKDRGFMDSIYFKDPLGLLIELASYKFEPPAGIGHGEVLFAAHRIRVEKGDDHIAETHVAEAIEELVRQRANTLSR; encoded by the coding sequence ATGCAGCGACTACAGGTGCAGGGCGTACACCACATTACGTTGACCGGGGCAGACCGCCAGACATCCATCGATTTTTGGGAAGGTGTGCTGGGCATGCCGTTTGTCTTCGAGCAGCCCAACCTCGACGATGATGAGGAAAGCCACCTTTATTTCGATCCGGGCGACGGACGGCTGATCACGGTTTTTACCAAGGAAGACAGGACTGCCGACAACCGGCGCACGCCGACCGATCCTGGATGCGTGCATCATCTGGCTTTTAATGTTTCGAGGGCGATGCTGTTACAGGTTGCAGACCGTCTGAAGTCGCGGGGCATCGGTCATTCAGGCATCAAGGACAGAGGCTTCATGGATTCGATCTATTTCAAGGATCCGCTCGGCCTTTTGATCGAACTTGCCAGCTACAAGTTCGAGCCACCGGCTGGTATTGGCCATGGGGAAGTGCTGTTTGCCGCCCACCGCATCCGGGTGGAAAAGGGCGATGACCACATTGCCGAAACCCATGTGGCGGAGGCGATCGAGGAACTTGTCCGGCAGCGCGCCAACACCCTTTCTCGATAG
- a CDS encoding chloride channel protein: MRDLIRQLPKMLRDWVTPNLAQHWESRQPLVWLLSLAAGALVAVVAIIFRELIGIFQFLWTGTTAETLSATLSALPWYWVFFGPVAGGLLVGLCLEYLLSSKRTHAVADVIEAKTTGNDRFDLKQTALSGTVTALSLGAGASGGREGPVVYLGAAFSSTIARRFDLPAWGKRTLLGCGVAAAVSASFNAPIAGVLFAHEVILGHYAMRAFVPIVIASVVSTILSRLWFGDIAAFAIPDYQITSFWEFPAFALLGVVCALVAVIFQFALIGTDYVARNINMPLILRPVAGGFLIGTIAILFPQVLGVGYEATDMALKSQLPLALLLGLLIAKTTATAITLASRFGGGVFSPSLYLGAMAGGAFGIIAASFFPDMASSEGLYAILGMGGVAAAVLGAPVSTTVMVFELTGGYALSIGLLLTVSISNGIAQAIHGHSFFHWQLEMRGLFVNEGPQQTLLRQRRVRDFMTPLDPEEQAPAPLDPEGNETFLKPSWTLEYALRTFDNGGHSTLPVVDESDETRIIGWAHLTHGLRYFNRALAEATAEEHHH, from the coding sequence ATGCGTGACCTGATCCGACAACTGCCGAAAATGCTCAGGGATTGGGTAACGCCCAATCTGGCGCAGCACTGGGAATCGCGTCAGCCACTTGTCTGGCTGCTGTCATTGGCTGCTGGCGCCCTGGTTGCCGTGGTCGCCATCATCTTCCGCGAGCTGATCGGCATCTTTCAGTTCCTGTGGACGGGGACCACTGCCGAAACCCTTTCAGCCACGCTTTCTGCCCTGCCTTGGTACTGGGTGTTTTTCGGCCCGGTGGCCGGCGGCCTGCTGGTCGGCCTGTGTCTTGAATATCTCCTGAGCTCCAAGAGAACCCATGCGGTTGCCGATGTGATCGAGGCAAAAACCACCGGCAATGATCGCTTTGACCTTAAACAAACAGCCCTGTCAGGTACGGTTACCGCATTGTCCCTGGGGGCCGGTGCAAGCGGCGGACGGGAAGGGCCCGTGGTCTATCTCGGCGCCGCCTTTTCAAGCACGATAGCTCGCCGTTTCGACCTGCCAGCCTGGGGCAAGCGCACCCTGCTTGGCTGCGGCGTTGCCGCCGCCGTATCAGCCAGCTTTAACGCGCCGATCGCCGGTGTGCTGTTTGCTCACGAGGTGATCCTCGGTCACTATGCCATGCGCGCCTTCGTGCCCATCGTCATCGCATCGGTGGTATCGACCATTCTTTCAAGGCTGTGGTTCGGCGATATCGCCGCCTTTGCCATCCCCGACTACCAGATCACCTCCTTTTGGGAGTTTCCCGCCTTTGCCCTGCTCGGCGTGGTTTGCGCACTGGTGGCCGTAATCTTCCAGTTTGCCCTGATCGGCACCGATTACGTCGCCAGAAACATCAACATGCCGCTTATCCTGCGTCCGGTTGCCGGCGGCTTCCTGATCGGCACGATTGCGATCCTCTTTCCCCAGGTGCTTGGCGTGGGATATGAGGCAACCGACATGGCGCTCAAATCGCAGCTGCCACTGGCACTCCTGCTCGGCCTGCTCATTGCCAAGACGACGGCAACCGCCATTACCCTCGCCTCCCGCTTTGGCGGCGGCGTCTTCTCCCCGTCCCTGTATCTTGGTGCCATGGCCGGTGGCGCCTTCGGCATCATTGCCGCCAGCTTTTTCCCGGACATGGCCTCCAGCGAAGGTCTGTATGCCATTCTGGGCATGGGCGGCGTTGCCGCCGCCGTCCTCGGTGCACCGGTTTCAACCACCGTCATGGTGTTCGAACTGACAGGCGGCTATGCTCTATCCATCGGCCTGTTGCTGACCGTTTCCATCTCCAACGGCATTGCCCAGGCAATCCACGGCCACTCCTTCTTCCACTGGCAGCTTGAAATGCGTGGCCTGTTCGTCAACGAAGGACCGCAACAAACCTTGCTGCGCCAGCGCCGCGTCCGCGATTTCATGACGCCCCTTGATCCGGAAGAGCAAGCACCGGCGCCCCTTGATCCGGAAGGGAACGAGACCTTTCTCAAACCATCCTGGACGCTGGAATATGCATTGCGGACGTTCGACAATGGCGGCCACAGCACGCTGCCGGTGGTTGATGAAAGCGACGAAACCCGCATCATCGGCTGGGCACACCTGACCCATGGCCTGCGCTATTTCAACCGGGCACTCGCCGAGGCCACGGCCGAAGAGCACCATCACTAA
- a CDS encoding AsmA family protein, whose amino-acid sequence MFRLFVFSGVLVVIALFTALVAPYFIDWTAYKQDFERQASQVFGQPVKVGGGAKVRILPLPSVTFGDLSVGKTSSGEPLMTVDQFSANVELAPLLSGEIRIVNMSLTRPHFNIEVDESGRIAWTQRRELLVDPDQVALDSLTVRGASFILSGLAGGSTITGDRIDADISAQSLIGPWRIEGSGDVAGSATAFSVSTGRLTEARTIRLKITGVREDQPYELKADGPVSLKEDVLAWEGMFEIAPVGQNGASGLRGVSASETGLPVRTRGKYRLVPAQLDLDELSVEIGSRDDPFVLSGLGTVDLRGSKGFRLQLDGRQIDVARIAQMRGSEGGATTLEERIALVRGILDEVPVPAINGVLDFEIPAIVSGDTMLREISTVVQPEGKRWKVHRLEATLPGNTILEFSGSIGTGDDFGIDGDIVVATRQPSGLAGWLAGRASPHIRRIKRAGLSGSINASPSQLDLQNLEIRLDDHLITGRINRLAPVEKLDGTLGNPAVLVRLSGDAIQLDDLRALYLLTGHDDLAAGNHDLDVAVKAGRLSGYSLRAEGVDLEFQLRSGKLSVSRLNAERFLGARFKSTGQIKNLLTDASGNLRIEVEAANLALLAAEAVSRFGDVPVVSDMAREPSLTADAQLVLEIDAGGSTGKGIASQNRYVVRGLAGGTEFDMHGGFDGGLNTFARDGFALTLKAVNMDSSKLLLQAGLGRYGFTPLLGGLSGPLQVNLDMVGSTDKGYSTALIANASGTALNLQGLYYPARAGEADYQFDLTFGTQDLAPIVTAFGHVIPGLNSVAGDVVPFSVAGQLARTDGQAHTFEISGGQLGGNSIGGRLDFVQGNGQTLVGGKLDLDHFSLPAVLAGVFGIQPEISLSPDGMPWPQAEFSDPLIPFDGAQIRLTATSADLGVGGLAKGFLADMKLGETGFELNEAKADWAGGKLSGEMSLTSGDSLGMRLRLEASELDLQMLAAIHDVPLDIRGSLELSGGFDGLGKTPRAIVGSLGGEGVLSVTGGLVKGIRQQGLASVLKAADAEGFEINAQAVPQLVQAAFLTGETAFSIPATAFTVSRGTMQMRNIVPKTPESPSPSLDLMLNLTDGTGSAVLAMAPEAGLEAQEGASTEFTVKLAGPVVAPELEIATAPLEGFLSLRAFEREQRRVEILQSAVLERQRLRQDLLRSEMRQRHVAAKLEEQRRREEEERERIRLEKEREAERLRQQEAERQRKLEEKRKAEEAARKAAEAAARAEQERLAKEQEAQQRQAKQSRKTQVKEGVEARPLPPPTANDLFKNIEKLFQRNTQ is encoded by the coding sequence TTGTTCCGCCTGTTCGTATTCAGTGGTGTGCTGGTCGTCATCGCGCTTTTTACAGCGTTGGTGGCGCCCTATTTCATCGACTGGACGGCCTACAAGCAGGATTTCGAGCGCCAGGCGAGCCAGGTATTCGGCCAGCCGGTGAAGGTTGGCGGAGGCGCAAAGGTGCGCATCCTGCCGCTCCCCTCGGTCACCTTTGGCGACCTTTCCGTCGGTAAAACCAGTTCCGGCGAACCGCTGATGACGGTCGACCAGTTCTCCGCCAATGTGGAGCTGGCGCCGCTGCTTTCGGGCGAAATCAGGATCGTCAACATGTCGTTGACCCGCCCGCACTTCAACATCGAAGTGGATGAGAGTGGCCGGATTGCCTGGACACAGCGGCGGGAATTGCTGGTTGATCCGGACCAGGTGGCCCTGGACAGCCTGACGGTCCGCGGCGCCAGTTTCATTCTAAGCGGCCTTGCCGGTGGTTCCACGATTACCGGCGACAGGATTGATGCGGACATTTCCGCCCAATCGCTTATCGGTCCCTGGCGGATCGAAGGCAGTGGCGACGTCGCAGGCAGCGCGACGGCATTTTCGGTTTCCACCGGCCGGCTTACCGAAGCAAGAACGATACGCCTCAAGATCACCGGAGTGCGCGAAGACCAGCCCTATGAGCTCAAGGCTGACGGCCCGGTCAGCCTCAAAGAGGATGTGCTGGCCTGGGAGGGGATGTTCGAAATTGCCCCGGTGGGTCAAAACGGTGCCAGCGGTTTGCGCGGTGTGTCGGCCAGTGAGACGGGACTTCCGGTGCGTACAAGAGGCAAATACCGGCTGGTTCCAGCACAGCTCGATCTTGACGAACTTTCTGTCGAGATAGGCTCGAGAGACGATCCCTTTGTGCTGAGCGGACTGGGGACTGTTGATCTGCGCGGCAGCAAAGGATTCAGGCTTCAACTGGATGGCCGGCAGATCGATGTGGCGCGGATTGCGCAGATGCGCGGCAGCGAGGGTGGGGCGACAACCTTGGAAGAGCGCATCGCCCTGGTGCGCGGCATTCTTGATGAAGTGCCCGTGCCGGCAATAAACGGTGTGCTGGATTTTGAAATTCCGGCCATTGTGTCCGGTGACACGATGTTGCGCGAAATCAGCACGGTGGTGCAGCCCGAGGGGAAGCGCTGGAAGGTGCACCGTCTCGAGGCGACACTGCCGGGCAATACTATTCTTGAGTTTTCCGGTTCTATCGGCACGGGTGACGATTTCGGCATCGATGGCGATATAGTTGTTGCCACCCGTCAGCCCTCCGGGCTTGCCGGCTGGCTTGCGGGAAGGGCAAGCCCGCATATCCGCCGTATCAAACGGGCCGGCCTTTCGGGAAGTATCAATGCCTCCCCCTCGCAACTGGACCTGCAGAACCTTGAAATCCGGCTCGACGATCATCTGATCACCGGGCGGATCAATCGCCTGGCGCCGGTTGAAAAGCTCGACGGAACACTGGGAAATCCGGCCGTTCTGGTCCGGCTGTCCGGCGATGCCATTCAGCTTGACGATTTGCGGGCGCTCTATCTTCTGACCGGTCATGACGATCTGGCAGCGGGCAATCACGATCTTGACGTTGCCGTCAAGGCCGGCCGGCTTTCGGGCTATTCATTGCGCGCAGAGGGCGTTGATCTGGAATTTCAGTTGCGCAGCGGGAAACTGTCCGTTTCCCGGCTCAATGCGGAGCGTTTTCTCGGCGCACGGTTCAAAAGCACCGGCCAGATAAAAAACCTGCTCACCGATGCCAGCGGCAATCTGCGTATCGAAGTTGAGGCGGCAAACCTTGCCCTCCTGGCAGCAGAGGCAGTTTCCAGATTTGGCGATGTGCCGGTTGTCTCGGATATGGCTCGTGAGCCTTCGCTGACTGCCGATGCGCAACTGGTGCTGGAAATTGATGCCGGGGGGAGCACGGGAAAAGGCATTGCCTCGCAGAACCGCTATGTGGTCAGGGGTCTTGCCGGCGGTACTGAATTCGACATGCATGGCGGTTTCGATGGCGGGCTGAACACATTTGCCCGGGACGGATTTGCCTTGACCCTCAAGGCGGTCAATATGGACAGTTCGAAACTGCTTCTTCAGGCCGGGCTGGGACGGTACGGGTTTACCCCTTTGCTTGGCGGGCTGTCGGGGCCGCTGCAGGTCAATCTCGACATGGTGGGCAGCACTGACAAGGGATATTCCACGGCGCTGATCGCAAACGCCTCGGGCACGGCCCTGAATCTGCAAGGTCTTTATTATCCTGCCAGGGCCGGTGAGGCCGACTATCAGTTTGACCTGACTTTCGGTACCCAGGATCTTGCGCCAATCGTTACCGCATTCGGGCATGTGATACCGGGTTTGAACTCGGTTGCCGGTGATGTCGTGCCCTTCTCGGTGGCAGGACAGCTTGCGCGGACCGATGGCCAGGCACACACATTCGAGATTTCAGGCGGGCAGCTCGGCGGCAACTCTATCGGAGGCAGGCTCGACTTCGTGCAAGGAAATGGGCAGACCCTTGTGGGCGGCAAGCTTGATCTTGACCATTTTTCCCTTCCGGCAGTGCTGGCTGGTGTTTTCGGCATCCAGCCGGAAATCAGTCTTTCCCCCGATGGAATGCCGTGGCCACAGGCTGAATTCTCCGATCCTTTGATCCCGTTTGACGGTGCGCAAATCCGCCTTACTGCAACGTCCGCCGATCTTGGTGTTGGCGGTTTGGCAAAGGGCTTTCTGGCGGACATGAAGCTGGGGGAAACGGGATTTGAGCTGAACGAAGCGAAGGCTGACTGGGCAGGCGGGAAGCTGTCTGGCGAGATGTCTCTTACTTCAGGCGACAGCCTAGGCATGCGCCTTCGTCTGGAGGCGTCTGAACTTGATCTGCAAATGCTTGCAGCAATCCATGACGTGCCGCTCGACATCCGGGGAAGTCTGGAGCTTTCCGGCGGATTTGACGGTCTTGGCAAGACGCCGCGGGCAATTGTCGGTTCCCTTGGTGGAGAAGGGGTGCTCTCGGTGACCGGCGGACTTGTGAAGGGCATAAGGCAGCAGGGGCTGGCATCGGTACTGAAGGCGGCAGATGCGGAGGGATTTGAAATCAACGCCCAAGCGGTCCCCCAGCTCGTGCAGGCGGCCTTCCTGACAGGGGAAACTGCCTTTTCCATTCCTGCCACGGCATTCACCGTAAGCCGGGGAACCATGCAGATGCGCAATATCGTGCCCAAGACGCCCGAAAGCCCGTCGCCCAGCCTCGACCTGATGCTCAATCTTACGGACGGTACCGGTTCGGCTGTCCTTGCGATGGCACCGGAGGCAGGACTTGAGGCACAGGAAGGGGCAAGCACCGAGTTTACCGTGAAACTGGCAGGGCCGGTTGTTGCGCCGGAGCTGGAAATTGCAACCGCTCCGCTGGAGGGTTTTCTGTCGCTGCGGGCTTTCGAGCGAGAGCAGCGGCGGGTTGAAATCCTGCAATCGGCCGTGCTCGAACGCCAGCGCCTTCGGCAGGACCTGCTGCGCTCTGAAATGCGCCAGCGCCATGTGGCAGCAAAGCTTGAAGAGCAGCGCCGCCGTGAAGAGGAAGAGCGCGAGCGAATTCGCCTTGAGAAGGAGCGCGAGGCTGAACGCCTGCGCCAGCAGGAAGCCGAGCGCCAGCGCAAGCTTGAGGAAAAGCGAAAGGCCGAGGAGGCAGCCCGCAAAGCTGCCGAAGCGGCTGCAAGGGCCGAGCAGGAACGCCTTGCAAAGGAGCAGGAAGCACAACAGCGCCAGGCAAAACAGTCGCGCAAGACACAGGTCAAGGAAGGAGTGGAGGCCCGCCCGTTGCCCCCGCCGACCGCAAACGATCTGTTCAAGAACATCGAAAAACTGTTTCAGCGCAACACACAATAA
- a CDS encoding TadE/TadG family type IV pilus assembly protein, protein MECKQLTKLLGAFIRNEAGTYVTVFALATPAIFGVVSASVEMSSISRVRAQLQAALDASALATGKQLAVTTDEDILRGYAQDFFDSNLGSALEPEKINFGFQFLDVPDSGKRIRVSADYDYDFMLKFLGMDELLLDISSEVTAGNRTIEVAIVIDNSGSMDSYTGSSWDTRLEKAQEAAVALSDQLFALANISNKPDPVKISVVPFGHSVNIGNQYRGEAWMDMQGWSSIHHENLNWEGTDTRGDDWPELVSYPAGFKGYAAGSETAPPTSGVVAVDWLTRWTLFDALGLDWEGCVEMRPWPYHTTDDTPSDLNADTLFVPMFAPDEPDEENSNEDDDYTNNYLDDYYRAYANPGGLTYWDSSRSVHRLKRNIPGQGYNYGNYTRQQWRQDWGMKYNDDAKRSSFNQYYSNNFGNRGPNFGCTTNPVTPLTNQAATIESAINAMDAGGYTNVQAGIVWGWRTLSAGEPFTQGRDYSVPENDKYIIVLTDGNNTYPSQYTRNDSQYTSWGYEKHGRVFGGLPTSMSAVNAMNAHTKTTCDNIKAVMDADNEPAYKIFTIAYDVADGSSVKTLLYDCASSRGDGTKYYFDVSGDALAAAMQAIGNEISDLRISR, encoded by the coding sequence ATGGAATGCAAACAGCTAACCAAACTGCTTGGCGCGTTTATACGCAACGAGGCCGGGACCTATGTCACGGTATTTGCGCTCGCCACCCCGGCGATATTCGGTGTCGTTTCCGCCTCTGTGGAAATGTCATCGATCAGCCGGGTCCGCGCCCAGTTGCAGGCAGCGCTCGATGCTTCCGCGCTGGCAACCGGCAAACAGCTTGCTGTCACCACCGATGAGGACATTCTGCGCGGCTATGCGCAGGATTTCTTCGATTCCAATCTCGGCAGCGCCCTGGAACCTGAAAAGATCAACTTCGGCTTTCAGTTTCTCGACGTTCCCGATTCGGGCAAGCGCATTCGCGTTTCAGCCGATTACGACTACGACTTCATGCTGAAGTTTCTCGGCATGGATGAACTGCTGCTCGACATATCCTCCGAGGTTACCGCCGGTAACCGCACCATCGAGGTCGCCATTGTCATCGACAATTCCGGCTCGATGGATTCCTACACCGGCTCAAGCTGGGACACCCGGCTTGAAAAGGCACAGGAAGCTGCCGTCGCCTTGTCCGATCAGCTTTTTGCCCTTGCCAACATCTCCAACAAGCCCGATCCGGTCAAGATCTCGGTCGTCCCCTTCGGCCACTCCGTCAACATCGGCAACCAGTATCGGGGAGAGGCCTGGATGGACATGCAAGGCTGGTCTTCCATCCACCATGAAAACCTCAACTGGGAAGGCACGGACACACGTGGCGATGACTGGCCTGAGCTGGTCAGCTATCCAGCCGGCTTCAAGGGCTATGCGGCCGGAAGCGAAACCGCACCACCAACTTCCGGCGTGGTTGCGGTCGACTGGCTGACCCGCTGGACCTTGTTTGACGCGCTGGGCCTCGACTGGGAAGGCTGTGTTGAAATGCGGCCCTGGCCCTATCACACCACGGACGACACCCCGTCCGATCTCAACGCCGATACGCTGTTTGTTCCCATGTTCGCGCCTGACGAGCCCGATGAGGAAAACAGCAATGAAGACGACGACTATACCAACAACTATCTCGACGATTACTACCGGGCCTATGCCAATCCTGGCGGCCTGACCTATTGGGACAGTTCGCGGAGCGTTCATCGCCTCAAACGCAATATCCCCGGCCAGGGCTACAATTACGGCAACTACACCCGCCAGCAATGGCGCCAGGACTGGGGCATGAAGTACAACGACGATGCCAAGCGCAGCAGCTTCAACCAGTATTACAGCAACAATTTCGGCAATCGCGGCCCGAATTTCGGCTGCACGACCAACCCGGTTACCCCACTGACCAATCAGGCAGCCACCATTGAAAGCGCCATCAATGCCATGGATGCAGGCGGCTATACCAATGTGCAGGCGGGGATCGTCTGGGGATGGCGCACGCTTTCGGCCGGCGAACCGTTCACCCAGGGACGTGACTACAGCGTACCCGAGAACGACAAATACATCATCGTTCTGACCGACGGCAACAACACCTATCCCAGCCAGTACACCCGAAACGATTCCCAATACACTTCCTGGGGATACGAAAAGCATGGCCGGGTGTTCGGCGGCTTGCCGACAAGCATGTCAGCCGTTAACGCCATGAACGCCCACACCAAAACAACCTGTGACAACATCAAGGCGGTCATGGATGCCGACAATGAGCCGGCCTACAAGATCTTTACCATCGCCTATGACGTCGCCGACGGCTCAAGCGTCAAGACACTGCTTTACGACTGTGCCTCCAGCCGTGGCGATGGCACGAAATACTATTTCGATGTGTCGGGGGATGCGCTTGCCGCCGCCATGCAGGCGATCGGCAACGAGATTTCCGATCTGAGAATCTCCAGGTAA
- a CDS encoding FAD-binding oxidoreductase, whose translation MQRNGQAVKTVCDVLAQRFGGQFQTSTSLREQHAHTMTYIASQLPDAVLFARSTDDVQQAVQVCATHGVAVIPFGTGTSLEGNVNAPYGGISIDLSHMNRVLKVSTDDLDCTVEAGCTREELNDYLRDTGLFFPIDPGANASLGGMAATRASGTNAVRYGTMRDNVVNVTAVMADGKIVHTAQRAKKTSAGYDLTRLLVGSEGTLGVITQLTLRLYGIPEKVMAGVCQFGDVDAACRTTIAAIQAGIPVARIELLDALQMEMVNRYSNLSHAHQPTLFLEFHGSENSVGEQAEFFQALAEEAGGSKIAWAEKQEDRNRLWKARHDAFHAALAWRPGAKGVPTDACVPISRLAECVEETRRDVEALGLIAPIVGHVGDGNFHVLPLVMMEDADEVSRMETMVKRLAERAIAMDGTCTGEHGIGQGKMKYMALEHGHGWEVMSAIKRALDPGNILNPGKVVHF comes from the coding sequence ATGCAGCGCAATGGGCAGGCGGTAAAAACCGTTTGCGATGTCCTGGCACAGCGCTTTGGCGGGCAATTCCAGACTTCCACTTCCCTGCGCGAGCAGCATGCCCATACCATGACCTATATCGCCAGCCAGTTGCCCGACGCGGTGCTGTTTGCCCGTTCGACCGATGATGTTCAGCAAGCAGTGCAGGTGTGCGCCACCCATGGGGTTGCGGTCATTCCGTTCGGGACGGGAACCTCGCTCGAGGGAAACGTCAACGCGCCATATGGCGGCATTTCGATCGATCTTTCGCACATGAACCGGGTGCTGAAGGTGAGCACCGACGATCTTGACTGTACGGTGGAGGCAGGATGTACCCGCGAGGAACTAAACGATTATCTTCGCGATACCGGCCTGTTTTTTCCCATCGACCCGGGCGCCAATGCCTCGCTTGGCGGCATGGCGGCCACACGGGCATCCGGCACAAATGCTGTGCGCTATGGAACCATGCGCGACAATGTGGTGAATGTAACGGCCGTGATGGCGGATGGAAAAATCGTTCATACGGCACAGCGGGCAAAGAAGACGTCTGCCGGGTATGATCTGACCCGTCTGCTTGTGGGATCGGAAGGCACACTCGGCGTCATCACGCAACTGACATTGCGGCTTTACGGTATTCCTGAAAAGGTCATGGCCGGGGTGTGCCAGTTCGGTGATGTGGATGCCGCCTGCCGCACCACGATTGCAGCGATCCAGGCGGGCATACCGGTTGCCCGCATTGAACTGCTGGACGCGCTGCAGATGGAGATGGTCAACCGCTATTCGAACCTCTCCCATGCCCACCAGCCGACCCTGTTTTTGGAGTTTCACGGTTCTGAGAACAGCGTGGGCGAGCAGGCGGAGTTTTTCCAGGCCCTGGCAGAGGAGGCAGGCGGCAGCAAGATCGCATGGGCGGAAAAACAGGAAGACCGAAACCGGTTGTGGAAGGCACGCCATGATGCATTTCACGCTGCCCTTGCCTGGCGGCCGGGGGCGAAAGGCGTTCCCACCGATGCATGCGTTCCGATCTCGCGGCTTGCCGAGTGCGTTGAGGAAACCCGCAGGGATGTCGAGGCACTGGGGCTGATTGCACCGATTGTCGGCCATGTGGGCGATGGCAATTTTCATGTTCTGCCGCTGGTGATGATGGAGGATGCGGACGAGGTTTCGCGGATGGAAACAATGGTGAAGCGGCTTGCCGAGCGTGCCATTGCCATGGATGGCACCTGCACTGGCGAACATGGCATTGGCCAGGGCAAGATGAAATACATGGCACTTGAGCATGGCCATGGCTGGGAGGTGATGAGCGCCATAAAAAGGGCACTCGATCCGGGCAATATTCTCAATCCCGGCAAAGTCGTGCATTTCTGA